A stretch of Arcobacter arenosus DNA encodes these proteins:
- a CDS encoding chemotaxis protein CheW, with amino-acid sequence METNNINQTEEEIINYANTSEFMTFELGKMKYAIELPKIREILTYPKNITVLPNTTKWVKGLINLRGEVVPILDIRIKFQTGEAIYNDSTAVIAVITKDNRMIGIVVDKVDDVQRLDTSSLAPVSDMGSAIPSKYLKGFVRLANNQMLVVMDIESVVHKDELKN; translated from the coding sequence ATGGAAACAAATAATATAAATCAAACAGAAGAAGAGATTATAAATTACGCAAATACTAGTGAGTTTATGACTTTTGAATTAGGTAAAATGAAGTATGCAATTGAATTGCCTAAAATTAGAGAGATTTTAACTTATCCAAAAAATATTACAGTTTTACCAAATACTACAAAGTGGGTAAAAGGTTTAATTAATTTAAGAGGTGAAGTTGTTCCTATTTTAGATATAAGAATCAAATTTCAAACTGGAGAAGCTATTTATAATGATAGTACTGCTGTAATTGCTGTTATAACAAAAGATAACAGAATGATAGGTATTGTTGTTGATAAAGTTGACGATGTACAAAGATTAGATACATCAAGCTTAGCACCTGTTTCAGATATGGGGTCAGCTATCCCATCTAAATACCTAAAAGGTTTTGTTAGACTTGCAAATAATCAAATGTTAGTTGTTATGGATATAGAATCTGTTGTTCATAAAGATGAACTAAAGAATTAA
- a CDS encoding PAS domain-containing protein, whose protein sequence is MANGQEIVLDHNAFLVSETDEKGIIRFANDDFCKVAEYTLEELMGQPHSMVRHQDMPKKAFKSLWDTVQAGETWTGYVKNATKSGGFYWVYATVYPFESCDGSKGYLSCRRKPSKKEIEEIEKVYKEWNKEEGR, encoded by the coding sequence ATGGCAAATGGACAAGAAATAGTATTAGATCATAATGCATTTTTAGTAAGTGAAACTGATGAAAAAGGTATAATAAGATTTGCAAATGATGATTTCTGTAAAGTGGCAGAATATACCCTAGAAGAATTAATGGGACAACCCCACTCTATGGTAAGACATCAAGATATGCCAAAAAAAGCATTTAAATCCCTATGGGATACTGTACAAGCAGGTGAAACATGGACAGGTTATGTTAAGAATGCAACAAAATCTGGTGGGTTTTACTGGGTTTATGCAACTGTTTATCCTTTTGAAAGTTGTGATGGGTCAAAAGGGTATTTGTCCTGTAGAAGAAAGCCATCAAAAAAAGAGATTGAAGAGATTGAAAAAGTATACAAAGAATGGAATAAAGAAGAAGGGAGATAA
- a CDS encoding methyl-accepting chemotaxis protein — translation MKKDSIAGKIIIRVLFVALVVIAIAGVISYFILNSMKEDVEIKTKNHFKVLIEERIQSKMDVAISNAVTLSQNTDLLLALETNDRSMLKVTLTSLSNAMKNGTNFNNVKIHVHDKDIKSFYRSWQPDKYGDDLSSFRNTILEVKKTKKPLAAIEVGRAGLVLRGLSPIFDVDGKYVGSVEFIQGFNSVVEDFAKDDEFLIVLMDEKLKRGDALSSQDKIGKYYLSQKVFDKEFRNSLEKIDFNRFEKTGFTIDKNFFYTRFPILDFKGQKQGFYILADHVEQVNNTFDESAKLVYTMLGMMAVLTILLVITIIYFFNKIISGGLNKFKKSFAEFLDFITFKTNSFKKPAVYTSDEVADMLVLLNNTADEFDKKLKDDMRVIGEIVLTTDKVEQGIYRCRIHSSSDNPMIVTLKDTINKMLDTVDKNMIELIRTVTNYANDDFTDKVEISPKLKAKMLEVMESTNKLGLALSQSAKRNLHNGQTLEKNADMMNSSMKNLAAKANEQAASLEETAAALEEITSITRSNANNASKMATLGETVKQSVKSGESLASKTAFSMDEINEKVSSINEAITVIDQIAFQTNILSLNAAVEAATAGEAGKGFAVVAQEVRNLASRSAEAAKEIKDLVEDANLKANEGKNISAEMIHGYQELNTHINETLHLIENVSSASKEQMTGIEQINDTVTMLDRVTQENANEANQVRAIANDVSSMAKDLVEDALSKKFN, via the coding sequence ATGAAAAAAGACTCGATTGCTGGAAAAATTATTATTAGAGTTTTATTTGTTGCACTTGTTGTTATTGCTATAGCTGGTGTAATCTCTTATTTCATCTTAAATTCAATGAAAGAAGATGTTGAAATAAAAACAAAAAACCACTTTAAGGTTTTGATTGAAGAAAGAATTCAATCAAAAATGGATGTGGCAATTTCAAATGCTGTAACCCTATCACAAAACACGGATTTACTTTTAGCTTTAGAAACAAATGACAGAAGTATGTTAAAAGTTACCCTAACTTCTCTTTCAAATGCTATGAAAAATGGCACTAATTTTAATAATGTAAAAATTCATGTACATGACAAAGATATAAAATCTTTTTATAGAAGTTGGCAACCTGATAAATATGGAGATGATTTAAGCTCTTTTAGGAATACAATTTTAGAAGTTAAAAAAACAAAAAAACCACTCGCTGCAATAGAAGTTGGTCGAGCAGGACTTGTTTTAAGAGGTTTATCACCAATATTTGATGTTGATGGAAAGTATGTAGGTTCTGTTGAGTTTATTCAAGGCTTCAATTCTGTAGTTGAAGATTTTGCAAAAGATGATGAGTTTTTAATTGTTTTAATGGATGAAAAATTAAAAAGAGGTGATGCTTTAAGCTCACAAGATAAAATTGGAAAATATTATTTGTCACAAAAGGTTTTTGATAAAGAGTTTAGAAATTCTTTAGAAAAAATAGATTTTAATAGATTTGAAAAAACAGGATTTACTATTGATAAAAACTTTTTTTATACAAGATTCCCAATACTAGATTTTAAAGGACAAAAACAAGGTTTTTATATACTTGCTGATCATGTTGAACAAGTTAATAATACATTTGATGAATCTGCAAAACTAGTTTATACAATGCTTGGAATGATGGCTGTTTTAACTATTCTATTGGTTATTACAATAATCTATTTCTTTAATAAAATTATTAGTGGGGGATTAAATAAATTTAAAAAATCTTTTGCAGAATTTTTAGATTTTATTACTTTTAAAACCAATAGTTTCAAAAAGCCAGCAGTTTATACAAGTGATGAAGTTGCTGACATGCTAGTATTATTAAATAATACAGCAGATGAATTTGATAAAAAGTTAAAAGATGATATGAGAGTTATTGGGGAAATTGTTCTTACAACTGATAAGGTTGAACAAGGTATTTACAGATGTAGAATCCATTCTTCTTCAGATAATCCAATGATTGTAACTTTAAAAGATACAATTAATAAAATGCTTGATACAGTTGATAAAAATATGATTGAACTTATTAGAACTGTTACAAACTATGCAAATGATGATTTCACAGATAAAGTTGAAATTAGTCCAAAACTAAAAGCTAAGATGTTGGAGGTTATGGAAAGTACAAATAAACTTGGACTTGCCCTAAGCCAAAGTGCAAAAAGAAACCTTCATAATGGACAAACTTTAGAAAAAAATGCTGATATGATGAACAGTTCAATGAAAAATCTTGCCGCAAAAGCAAATGAACAAGCAGCGTCTTTAGAAGAGACAGCTGCAGCTTTAGAAGAGATTACTTCAATTACAAGAAGTAATGCTAATAATGCTTCAAAAATGGCAACTCTTGGTGAAACAGTAAAACAATCAGTTAAATCAGGTGAATCTTTAGCGAGCAAAACTGCATTTTCAATGGATGAAATAAATGAAAAAGTTAGTTCTATTAATGAAGCAATTACCGTAATTGATCAAATAGCTTTCCAAACAAATATTCTATCTTTAAATGCGGCAGTTGAAGCAGCAACAGCAGGGGAAGCAGGAAAAGGTTTTGCAGTTGTTGCCCAAGAGGTTAGAAATCTAGCTAGTAGAAGTGCAGAAGCGGCAAAAGAGATTAAAGATTTGGTTGAAGATGCAAATTTAAAAGCAAATGAGGGTAAAAATATTTCCGCTGAGATGATTCATGGTTATCAAGAATTAAATACTCATATAAATGAAACTTTACACTTAATCGAAAATGTTAGTAGTGCAAGTAAAGAACAAATGACTGGAATTGAACAGATTAATGACACTGTTACTATGCTTGATAGAGTTACTCAAGAAAATGCAAATGAAGCAAATCAAGTTAGAGCTATAGCAAATGATGTATCATCAATGGCAAAAGATTTAGTTGAAGATGCATTAAGTAAAAAGTTTAATTAG
- the xseA gene encoding exodeoxyribonuclease VII large subunit, with protein MNSPISVSTLNTQIKSLLETTFINVYVEGEISNLTYHNSGHIYFSIKDENSTISCVMFKGNAKYLKFQLEVGLKVVITGNITVYTPRGSYQLMCNKIEPSGQGALALAYEQLKQKLQAKGYFEASIKKQLPKYPKKIALVTSPTGAAIEDMKKVASNRWPLTKFILIPTLVQGEGAKVDIVNSINYAKTLDVDLLVVGRGGGSIEDLWAFNEEMVADAIFNCEKPVVSAVGHEIDFLISDFVADVRAATPSNAMEIVLPDANEHRIYLDNLENEFRHRISNTLENKQNLLDNLSRLFEQNSLKNRFNLIEKEIVFMKNSFKTNLTQIFNSYQNEINSLKNSYKTNDPSKKDFKGYVQISQNNEIINLDKTKVGEKITLQTPNTIALCEIKKLNKQ; from the coding sequence ATGAATTCCCCAATCTCTGTTTCAACTTTAAATACCCAAATTAAATCTTTATTAGAAACAACCTTTATAAATGTCTATGTTGAAGGTGAAATTTCAAATTTAACATATCATAATTCAGGGCATATCTATTTTTCTATAAAAGATGAAAATTCTACCATCTCTTGTGTAATGTTTAAAGGAAATGCAAAATATTTAAAGTTTCAATTAGAAGTAGGACTAAAAGTTGTAATTACTGGGAATATAACTGTTTACACACCAAGGGGAAGTTATCAACTTATGTGTAACAAAATTGAACCTTCAGGACAAGGTGCTTTAGCCTTAGCCTATGAGCAGTTAAAACAAAAACTTCAAGCAAAGGGTTATTTTGAAGCCTCAATAAAAAAACAACTTCCCAAATATCCAAAAAAAATTGCATTGGTAACATCTCCTACTGGTGCAGCCATTGAAGATATGAAAAAAGTTGCAAGTAATAGATGGCCTTTAACTAAATTTATTTTGATACCAACTCTAGTTCAAGGTGAGGGTGCTAAAGTAGATATTGTTAACTCAATAAATTATGCAAAAACTTTAGATGTAGACCTTTTAGTAGTTGGACGTGGTGGTGGAAGTATAGAAGATTTATGGGCCTTTAATGAAGAAATGGTTGCCGATGCAATTTTTAATTGTGAAAAACCTGTTGTCTCAGCAGTTGGTCATGAAATAGATTTTTTGATATCTGATTTTGTTGCTGATGTTAGAGCTGCAACGCCATCAAATGCAATGGAGATAGTATTACCCGATGCTAATGAACATAGAATCTATTTAGATAATTTAGAAAATGAATTTAGACACAGGATATCAAATACTTTAGAAAATAAACAAAACTTATTAGATAATCTATCTAGACTTTTTGAACAAAACTCTTTAAAAAATAGATTTAATCTAATTGAAAAAGAGATAGTTTTTATGAAAAACTCTTTTAAAACAAATTTAACACAAATTTTCAATTCTTATCAAAATGAGATTAATTCATTAAAAAATAGTTATAAAACAAATGATCCCTCAAAAAAAGATTTTAAAGGCTATGTTCAAATATCTCAAAATAATGAGATAATAAACTTAGATAAAACGAAAGTAGGTGAAAAAATAACTCTTCAAACGCCTAATACAATCGCACTTTGTGAGATAAAAAAATTAAATAAACAATAA
- the ubiE gene encoding bifunctional demethylmenaquinone methyltransferase/2-methoxy-6-polyprenyl-1,4-benzoquinol methylase UbiE, translated as MGKQEKIVSMFNDIAGTYDVANRVLSMGIDKSWRNKACNLAYKFYDKDKIEKIVDVACGTGDMIEFWKKIAKNNGIELKNIVGVDPSVGMMDVARVKLPEVEFIEAGAAQMPLDSDSADIISISYGIRNVVQRQEAFDEFARVLKKDGLVVISEFTKNEKNSLLDYITDFYMNKILPTLGGLISRNKEAYTYLPNSIDEFLTTENLCKELKQAGLEPIHTQAFSMNISTLIIARKL; from the coding sequence ATGGGAAAACAAGAAAAAATCGTATCAATGTTCAATGACATTGCAGGTACTTATGATGTAGCAAATAGAGTTTTAAGTATGGGAATTGACAAGTCTTGGAGAAACAAAGCTTGTAATTTGGCATATAAATTTTATGATAAAGATAAAATTGAAAAAATTGTAGATGTAGCTTGTGGTACTGGTGATATGATTGAGTTCTGGAAAAAGATTGCTAAAAACAATGGAATTGAACTTAAAAATATTGTTGGAGTTGATCCAAGTGTTGGTATGATGGATGTTGCTAGAGTTAAATTACCTGAAGTTGAGTTTATTGAAGCAGGAGCAGCACAAATGCCACTAGATAGTGATAGTGCAGATATTATCTCTATCTCTTATGGAATTAGAAATGTAGTTCAAAGACAAGAAGCTTTTGATGAATTTGCAAGGGTTCTTAAAAAAGATGGATTAGTTGTAATTTCAGAATTTACTAAAAATGAAAAAAACTCACTATTAGATTATATAACTGATTTTTATATGAATAAAATTTTACCAACTTTAGGTGGATTAATTTCAAGAAATAAAGAAGCATATACATATTTACCAAACTCAATTGATGAATTTTTAACAACTGAAAATCTTTGTAAAGAGTTAAAACAAGCAGGCCTTGAGCCAATTCATACACAAGCTTTTTCTATGAATATATCTACTTTAATCATAGCAAGAAAACTTTAG
- a CDS encoding AAA family ATPase, protein MIIIPQTKGGVGKSTVAMQVIAPYLYKKHGKKVTYIEIDDENNDSQSFTRTQIVNKRMLGTNKLTELDELILMDDKHEIIVDVGGNKTSTLVLEEIKKVGSFGNVKWIIPLGDGELDGKNAIATMKKIKKIEQNMEDNILFALNRAISMDKDYIEEQFINFFGHKYLDSNSVICDFVKDPKYFPVKNDKVITMSRYLGSTVWEMAYNNTDFAKKAMQAKELGDIESARKFLFFRRIQTEAKDYVLGTLNKIFTDLDKWLEIKK, encoded by the coding sequence ATGATTATTATTCCACAAACTAAAGGTGGTGTTGGAAAGTCAACAGTTGCAATGCAAGTTATTGCACCTTATTTGTATAAAAAACATGGAAAAAAAGTAACATATATTGAGATTGATGATGAAAATAATGACAGTCAATCTTTTACAAGAACGCAAATTGTAAATAAAAGGATGTTAGGAACAAACAAACTAACTGAACTTGATGAACTAATCTTGATGGATGACAAACACGAAATCATTGTTGATGTTGGTGGAAATAAAACTTCAACATTAGTTTTAGAAGAGATTAAAAAAGTTGGTTCTTTTGGAAATGTAAAATGGATTATCCCTTTAGGCGATGGTGAACTTGACGGTAAAAATGCTATTGCAACTATGAAAAAAATCAAAAAAATTGAACAAAACATGGAAGATAATATTCTTTTTGCATTAAATAGAGCTATCTCTATGGATAAAGATTATATTGAAGAACAGTTTATTAATTTTTTTGGTCATAAATATTTAGATAGTAATTCTGTGATTTGCGATTTTGTAAAAGACCCAAAATATTTCCCTGTTAAAAATGATAAGGTAATTACTATGAGTAGATATCTTGGTAGTACTGTTTGGGAAATGGCATATAATAATACAGATTTTGCAAAAAAAGCAATGCAGGCAAAAGAGTTAGGTGATATTGAAAGTGCAAGAAAATTTCTTTTCTTTAGAAGAATTCAAACTGAAGCAAAAGATTATGTTCTTGGAACATTAAATAAAATATTTACAGATTTAGATAAATGGCTTGAAATTAAAAAATGA
- a CDS encoding 3-methyladenine DNA glycosylase — protein MIEIKDSFDLLKFLKKQNLLENSPEFWWPNSNDFEITIGAILTQNTKWENVEKSLKNLKDLNLLSLEALIEVDIEILIKAITPSGFKNQKSHRIKLFAKNILDEFGSFENFQKNVSRAWLLSQKGIGQETADAILCYGCHQEFMVVDKYTQKLLLLFNYKFDSYEDLSAWCEYGINENLDRIYELYGYEISLNKLYCRFHGKIIEYMKQSKSKSFTRVEK, from the coding sequence TTGATTGAGATAAAAGATAGTTTTGATTTATTGAAGTTTTTAAAAAAACAAAATTTATTAGAAAATTCTCCAGAATTTTGGTGGCCAAATAGTAATGATTTTGAAATTACTATTGGAGCAATACTAACACAAAATACAAAATGGGAAAACGTTGAAAAGTCTTTAAAAAATTTAAAAGATTTAAATCTTTTATCTTTGGAAGCTTTAATTGAAGTAGATATAGAAATATTGATAAAAGCTATTACTCCAAGTGGTTTTAAAAATCAAAAATCCCATAGAATTAAATTATTTGCAAAAAATATTCTTGATGAGTTTGGAAGTTTTGAAAACTTTCAAAAAAATGTTTCTAGAGCGTGGCTTTTAAGCCAAAAGGGAATAGGTCAAGAAACAGCTGATGCAATTTTATGTTATGGTTGTCATCAAGAGTTTATGGTTGTTGATAAATATACACAAAAACTTTTATTATTATTTAACTATAAATTCGATTCATATGAAGATTTATCAGCATGGTGTGAATATGGAATTAATGAAAATTTAGATAGAATTTACGAACTTTATGGATATGAAATATCTCTTAACAAGCTATATTGTAGGTTTCATGGGAAGATTATTGAATATATGAAGCAGAGTAAATCAAAGAGTTTCACAAGGGTTGAAAAATGA
- a CDS encoding TIGR00282 family metallophosphoesterase has protein sequence MRIAFIGDIVGRPGRRIIKENLSKIKNEYNIDFVIANAENASHGFGLTVKNCNELLKCGIDVITGGNHSFDKKQEMFALLETPYVLRPDNYPEGVPGSGLKIFEIKDSEDKIEKLAVLNLMGQFSMPTVENPFNWAKRKVEELNQQGIKNIFVDFHGEATSEKRVIFMMLKGKVSGICGTHTHVGTDDLQVIDGTSYLTDIGLTGCRDNIIGMNEKIPIQKATTGIGGHFEVPNACKSILQMMVLEIQDGKTIESFKLKKYCDRAEIIKTEAIFD, from the coding sequence TTGAGAATTGCATTTATAGGTGATATAGTTGGTCGACCGGGAAGAAGAATAATAAAAGAGAATCTTTCAAAAATAAAAAATGAATATAATATTGATTTTGTAATAGCAAATGCTGAAAATGCTAGCCATGGATTTGGATTAACAGTAAAAAATTGTAATGAATTATTAAAGTGTGGAATTGATGTAATCACAGGAGGTAATCACTCTTTTGATAAAAAACAAGAGATGTTTGCTTTACTAGAAACTCCTTATGTATTAAGACCTGATAACTACCCTGAAGGTGTTCCAGGATCTGGACTAAAAATTTTTGAGATAAAAGATTCAGAAGATAAAATAGAAAAATTAGCAGTATTAAATTTAATGGGTCAGTTTTCAATGCCAACTGTTGAAAATCCATTTAATTGGGCAAAAAGAAAAGTTGAAGAGTTAAATCAGCAGGGGATTAAAAATATTTTTGTGGATTTTCATGGAGAAGCTACAAGTGAAAAAAGAGTTATTTTTATGATGTTGAAGGGTAAGGTTAGTGGAATATGTGGCACACATACCCATGTTGGAACTGATGATTTACAAGTTATTGATGGTACATCTTATTTAACTGATATTGGTTTAACTGGATGTAGGGATAATATAATTGGGATGAATGAAAAGATTCCAATTCAAAAAGCAACAACAGGTATTGGTGGACACTTTGAAGTTCCTAATGCATGTAAATCAATACTACAAATGATGGTTTTAGAGATACAAGATGGTAAAACCATTGAATCTTTTAAATTAAAAAAGTATTGTGATAGAGCTGAAATAATTAAAACTGAGGCAATTTTTGATTGA
- a CDS encoding BCCT family transporter translates to MPNKAYKTDYEVGQDNVELMGMDLHNPVFFISAVVILLFVVLTLIFPAGAKEALDGAKWWSINNFDWLFMLAGNIFVLFCLILIFLPVGKIRLGGKDAKPEFSRISWFSMLFAAGMGIGLMFWSVAEPIAYYTGWYKTPLGVEANTAEAADMAMAATMYHWGLHPWAIYSVVGLSLAFFTYNKKLPLTIRSAFYPIFGEKIWGWTGHIIDMLAVFATIFGLATSLGLGAQQASGGLHYLFGIDAGISTQVGIIVFVTAIATFSVIRGVEGGVKLLSNINMFIAACLLFFVILAGAAFGIFSEFFSTAGNYLTNIIPLSNWVGREDTAWFHGWTVFYWSWWISWSPFVGMFIARVSKGRTVREFILAVLLIPTLITILWMSAFGGSAMDQAMNNVGALANGITDVSLAMFQMLENMPFSSITSFLAIVLILVFFITSSDSGSLVIDSITAGGKIDAPVPQRVFWAVVEGLIAGSLLFVGGKEALKALQAGSVTTGLPFTLVLLVMCFSLYKGLKSEKL, encoded by the coding sequence ATGCCCAATAAAGCATATAAGACTGACTATGAAGTTGGTCAGGACAATGTAGAATTGATGGGAATGGACTTGCACAACCCTGTATTTTTTATAAGTGCCGTTGTGATATTACTTTTTGTAGTTTTAACACTTATTTTTCCGGCAGGTGCAAAGGAAGCATTAGATGGTGCTAAATGGTGGTCAATTAATAATTTTGATTGGCTTTTTATGTTAGCTGGTAATATTTTTGTTCTGTTTTGCTTAATTTTAATTTTTCTTCCAGTTGGGAAAATTAGACTTGGTGGAAAAGATGCTAAACCAGAATTTTCTAGAATCTCATGGTTTTCTATGTTATTTGCAGCAGGTATGGGTATTGGACTTATGTTTTGGAGTGTTGCTGAACCAATAGCTTACTATACAGGTTGGTATAAAACACCACTGGGAGTTGAAGCAAACACAGCCGAAGCTGCAGATATGGCTATGGCTGCAACTATGTATCACTGGGGACTACACCCTTGGGCTATATATAGTGTAGTTGGTTTATCTTTGGCTTTTTTTACTTACAATAAAAAGCTTCCACTTACAATAAGATCTGCATTTTACCCAATATTTGGAGAAAAAATCTGGGGCTGGACTGGTCATATTATTGATATGTTGGCAGTTTTTGCAACTATTTTTGGACTTGCCACATCACTTGGACTTGGTGCACAACAAGCAAGTGGTGGACTTCATTATCTTTTTGGAATTGATGCAGGAATTTCAACTCAAGTTGGTATTATAGTTTTTGTAACAGCTATTGCAACATTTTCAGTAATTAGAGGAGTTGAAGGTGGTGTAAAACTGTTAAGTAATATAAATATGTTTATTGCAGCTTGTCTTTTATTTTTTGTTATTTTAGCTGGTGCAGCATTTGGAATTTTTTCTGAGTTTTTTTCAACAGCTGGCAACTATTTAACAAATATTATCCCTTTAAGTAACTGGGTAGGTAGAGAAGATACAGCATGGTTCCATGGATGGACTGTATTTTATTGGTCATGGTGGATTTCATGGTCACCTTTTGTGGGGATGTTTATTGCTAGAGTTTCAAAAGGAAGAACAGTTAGAGAGTTTATTTTAGCTGTTTTATTAATCCCAACATTAATTACGATTTTATGGATGAGTGCCTTTGGTGGTTCAGCTATGGATCAAGCTATGAATAATGTTGGAGCTTTAGCAAATGGAATCACTGATGTATCTTTAGCAATGTTCCAAATGCTTGAAAATATGCCATTTTCTTCAATCACTTCATTTTTAGCCATTGTTCTAATTTTAGTATTTTTTATCACTTCATCTGATTCAGGTTCCCTTGTAATTGATAGTATAACTGCAGGTGGTAAAATTGATGCACCAGTTCCTCAAAGAGTTTTTTGGGCTGTAGTTGAAGGTTTAATTGCTGGTTCATTACTATTTGTTGGAGGGAAAGAGGCTTTAAAAGCACTTCAAGCTGGTTCTGTAACCACAGGATTACCTTTTACCCTAGTTTTACTTGTAATGTGTTTCTCTTTATACAAAGGGTTAAAATCAGAAAAACTATAA